GGGCGAACTCGGCGAACGATTCGATTAAGACGTGACTGTTCATTGTACGAATTAATGATTGTTAAATTGTTGATCGTAGGATGACTGAGTGTGACTAAGCACAAACGATAATCAGTCATTTAACCATGCAACTATTTATTTAAATGAAATAACCACTTTGGCTTCCTGGATGTCCGCAAACGGAACGAAGGCTGCCGGTAAGGTCTTTTTCTTGTTTTTTTCTTTTACTATCTCCGCTATCTGGATACCATTGGCGTCGGAAGACTCCAGCGTGCCGGTCTTCTCGGTACCATCGGCCATCTTTAGGCTGAGCGTACGGCCAGCGTGGCGTACGTACTGCCGTGGGTCGGTGAGGGGCTGATCAGCACCAGGCGAAGTAACTTCTAGCGTATAGCTAGCTTCTTCACCGTAGGCTTCATCAATACGACGGGCTAGACGCCGACTGACTTGAGCGCACTCATCAATACCCACGCCTTGGTCGCCATCCAATACTACTGTGACCTTGGGCCGAACAGCTGAGTCAGAAACCGAGAGGCTTACCATAAAAAGATCCAGGCCAGTGAGGCTGTCCTGAAGCATATCAGTAAGCTGGGTGGGATTAAATTTCATGAAAATAGAGCTAGGTGACAAAAGAAAGAGGGGACTACGCGTCCCCTCTTTCTTCTTCAATTGCTGGTGCAAAGATACTATAAAATTCGAGGAAGCGCAAGCCATGTGCTAAAGGGAGAAGCTAGCGTTGTAGTTCCAGCCAACCCTTGTACTTAGTGCCGTCGGCCATGTACAGCAGATAGTAGTAAACGCCGGCTGGCTGCTTACCTCCATCCCAGTTATTTTGATAAGCGCTAGATTCATATACTTGGTTCCCCCAACGTGAGAAAATCTGGAGCCGGCGCGGGCAAGCCATTGAAGCTACGAAGAAGTCGTTGAGCCCGTCGCCATTCGGCGTGATAATATTAGGGGGTAGGCGGAATGGCTTTACCTCTATAAGAGCTAGGTCGGCCTGAGTGCTACACTTGTTATTATTGAAGGCGAGCATGACGTGCGGCTGATAGCGGCCAGCACTCGTATAGGTGTGGTCTACCTCGGCACCAGTTGCTTGGGTACCGTCACCAAAGTCCCAGACGGCTCCAGCCGCCACGCCGCCGAAATGGACACGCAAAGGAGCCTCTCGATCTTCGCGGCAGAGGGCCGGCGCCCAGGCTGGCACGAAGGTCGGCACTGGAGCAACGCTGACT
This Hymenobacter sp. GOD-10R DNA region includes the following protein-coding sequences:
- the rimP gene encoding ribosome maturation factor, which codes for MKFNPTQLTDMLQDSLTGLDLFMVSLSVSDSAVRPKVTVVLDGDQGVGIDECAQVSRRLARRIDEAYGEEASYTLEVTSPGADQPLTDPRQYVRHAGRTLSLKMADGTEKTGTLESSDANGIQIAEIVKEKNKKKTLPAAFVPFADIQEAKVVISFK